The following proteins come from a genomic window of Paenibacillus spongiae:
- a CDS encoding sulfate/molybdate ABC transporter ATP-binding protein gives MHIEVNGLNKQFGDFHAVRDVSFEIERGHLIGLLGPSGGGKTSILRMLAGLESPTSGDILFHGKRVNDLPPQERGIGFVFQNYALFKHMTVYDNVAFGLKVKKQPKDQIRERVMALVELTGLKGFEHRYPHQLSGGQRQRVAFARALAPEPQLLLLDEPFAAIDAKIRSELRTWLKEMIERLGITSIFVTHDQDEAIEVADEIMIINKGRLEQKGSPWDIYKNPQTQFVASFIGESTIVERVERLKGFEDAENWPGTQALIRPEYIEIGKRGEFKLPSATVQGKVKHLHFRGSEWMVEVVVDDIKLITYRSLEKDVLQPGDEVSVLIHRAYLFNDNDSWVMENTLKEDPMPIYI, from the coding sequence ATGCATATCGAGGTAAACGGATTAAATAAGCAGTTCGGCGACTTTCATGCGGTACGCGATGTCAGCTTCGAAATCGAGAGAGGACATCTGATCGGCCTGCTGGGCCCAAGCGGCGGCGGCAAAACGTCGATTCTCCGCATGCTGGCCGGACTGGAATCCCCGACATCGGGCGATATCCTTTTCCACGGCAAGCGTGTCAACGATCTGCCTCCGCAGGAGCGGGGCATCGGCTTCGTCTTTCAGAACTACGCGTTATTTAAGCATATGACGGTATACGATAATGTGGCATTCGGCTTGAAGGTGAAGAAGCAGCCGAAGGACCAGATCCGCGAGCGTGTCATGGCATTGGTGGAGCTCACGGGGCTTAAGGGCTTCGAGCACCGTTACCCGCATCAGCTGTCGGGCGGGCAGAGGCAGCGTGTCGCCTTCGCCCGGGCGCTTGCGCCGGAGCCGCAGCTGCTTCTGCTCGACGAGCCTTTCGCAGCCATCGATGCGAAGATCCGGAGCGAGCTTCGGACATGGCTGAAAGAAATGATCGAGCGCCTGGGCATTACATCGATCTTCGTGACGCATGATCAGGATGAGGCCATCGAGGTAGCCGATGAGATCATGATTATCAATAAAGGCCGTCTCGAGCAGAAAGGCTCGCCATGGGACATATATAAAAACCCGCAAACGCAATTCGTTGCGAGCTTCATCGGCGAATCGACCATCGTGGAGCGCGTGGAACGGTTGAAGGGCTTCGAGGATGCCGAGAACTGGCCGGGTACGCAGGCGCTTATCCGTCCGGAATATATCGAGATCGGCAAACGCGGCGAATTCAAGCTGCCTTCCGCGACGGTACAGGGCAAGGTGAAGCATCTTCACTTTAGAGGAAGCGAGTGGATGGTCGAGGTCGTCGTTGACGACATCAAGCTGATTACGTACCGCTCCCTTGAGAAGGATGTGCTGCAGCCTGGCGACGAAGTGAGCGTCCTCATTCACAGGGCCTACCTGTTCAACGATAATGACAGCTGGGTAATGGAGAACACCTTGAAAGAAGATCCGATGCCGATTTATATTTAA
- a CDS encoding sensor histidine kinase, whose amino-acid sequence MKTKDRGISGTMLAMFGSVFLCMVTVLLIAVSFLLYQWHSMYAQFKQDHLQDALFRVSDEIRNRSLSPPLSEREQRELHEFTVREGVLVRWKGNDDEIYFDTLRHEPGEEIKLSVPSWNQATRVGELTVVWSNASEDSYPGYSIVKKVEQTLANGLLLGVLCALPLALLVTVKHMRPFGRIARAMEEVYARRKIIPVDEEETGDAFRIARGINYVVHQLDEQEKWRQVMMEDLAHELRTPLMLVSNQIEAIADGIFEPDHIRLEKILRDISRLTRLVGDIERIIQAQSARFELRLEAIDVVPVIKQAVASLEEACRAKNMSIELITPKIPCPILVDVDKMTQVFVNIVYNAIKYTHASGKIEIITDHDRDSGQIIVHVKDNGVGISQEELPRIFERFYRIDKTQSREAGGSGLGLTITKRLIESHDGKIGVTSKPGVGSVFTVMIPAASV is encoded by the coding sequence ATGAAAACTAAGGACCGTGGCATATCGGGGACAATGCTTGCTATGTTCGGCTCGGTCTTTCTCTGCATGGTTACCGTCCTGTTAATCGCCGTTTCATTCCTGCTCTACCAGTGGCATTCCATGTACGCCCAGTTCAAGCAGGATCATCTGCAGGATGCGCTGTTCAGGGTTTCCGACGAAATCAGGAACCGCAGCCTATCCCCGCCGTTATCCGAACGCGAGCAGCGTGAGCTTCATGAATTCACGGTGCGGGAAGGCGTTCTCGTCCGCTGGAAAGGCAATGACGACGAGATTTATTTCGATACGCTTCGGCATGAGCCGGGTGAGGAAATCAAGCTGTCTGTGCCATCGTGGAACCAGGCAACCCGCGTAGGAGAATTGACGGTAGTCTGGTCGAATGCGAGCGAAGATAGCTACCCGGGCTACAGTATTGTCAAGAAAGTCGAACAAACACTGGCAAATGGGCTTCTGCTGGGCGTGTTATGTGCGCTACCGCTGGCCTTGCTGGTGACGGTGAAGCATATGAGGCCATTCGGAAGAATCGCTCGTGCGATGGAGGAAGTCTATGCCAGACGGAAAATAATACCTGTCGATGAGGAAGAGACGGGAGATGCCTTCCGTATTGCGCGGGGAATCAATTACGTGGTGCATCAGCTCGATGAGCAGGAGAAATGGAGACAGGTGATGATGGAAGACCTGGCTCACGAGCTGCGCACCCCGCTTATGCTGGTCTCCAATCAAATTGAGGCGATAGCGGACGGCATTTTTGAACCCGATCATATCCGGCTGGAGAAAATATTGCGCGACATCTCGAGACTGACCAGGCTTGTAGGCGACATTGAGCGCATTATTCAGGCGCAGAGCGCAAGGTTCGAGCTGCGCTTGGAGGCAATCGATGTGGTGCCGGTAATTAAACAAGCGGTTGCCAGCCTGGAGGAAGCCTGCCGGGCGAAGAATATGAGCATCGAGCTCATAACGCCGAAGATACCGTGTCCGATACTGGTGGATGTGGATAAGATGACCCAGGTCTTCGTCAACATTGTGTATAACGCGATCAAATATACGCATGCGTCCGGAAAGATCGAAATCATTACCGATCATGACCGCGATTCCGGGCAAATTATCGTTCATGTGAAGGATAACGGAGTCGGCATATCCCAAGAGGAACTGCCGAGGATATTCGAGCGGTTCTACCGGATCGATAAGACGCAGTCCAGAGAAGCGGGCGGGAGCGGGCTCGGATTAACGATTACGAAACGGCTCATTGAATCGCATGACGGGAAGATCGGCGTCACCAGCAAGCCCGGAGTTGGAAGCGTTTTTACAGTTATGATCCCGGCTGCTTCGGTATGA
- the cysT gene encoding sulfate ABC transporter permease subunit CysT has translation MNALFRGRWWSFGFRTTIMLYFIILIVLPIIGIYAQSFELGWQPFWNSVSDPLAWKAVLLTIRLSVIATLINVLLGTMIGWVLIRYRFPGRRLLNSLVDLPFALPTAVGGLMILLLLGPNSFAGGIAGKFGIEIVFHEPAIVIAMVFVTFPFVIRAVQPLLEELDKSEEEASYTLGASKSHTFFKVIFPSMLPGILSGAMLAFSRALAEFGAVVLVAGNIPGKTLIASVYIFGEIESDNPQGAAAVSVMLLTLSFIILWAVNLIQTRRLGK, from the coding sequence TTGAATGCATTATTTCGCGGCCGTTGGTGGAGCTTCGGCTTCCGGACTACCATCATGCTTTATTTCATTATACTTATCGTCCTTCCGATCATCGGGATTTACGCGCAATCCTTCGAGCTCGGCTGGCAGCCGTTCTGGAACAGCGTCAGCGATCCGCTCGCATGGAAGGCCGTTCTTCTGACGATCAGGCTCTCGGTTATCGCAACGTTGATCAATGTTCTTCTCGGAACGATGATCGGGTGGGTATTGATTCGCTACCGGTTTCCGGGCAGGCGGCTCTTGAACAGTCTTGTCGACCTGCCCTTTGCTCTGCCGACCGCGGTCGGCGGTCTGATGATTCTGCTGCTGCTCGGTCCGAACAGCTTTGCCGGAGGAATTGCCGGGAAGTTTGGCATTGAAATCGTGTTTCATGAACCGGCTATTGTCATCGCGATGGTGTTTGTCACCTTTCCTTTCGTCATTCGCGCGGTGCAGCCGCTGCTGGAGGAGCTCGACAAATCGGAGGAAGAAGCTTCGTATACGCTTGGCGCTTCGAAGTCGCACACCTTCTTCAAGGTCATCTTCCCGTCCATGCTTCCCGGAATATTAAGCGGGGCTATGCTGGCATTCTCCAGAGCGCTCGCGGAATTTGGCGCCGTGGTGCTCGTTGCCGGCAACATTCCGGGAAAGACGCTGATTGCATCGGTATATATCTTCGGGGAGATCGAAAGCGATAATCCGCAAGGCGCAGCGGCCGTCTCCGTTATGCTGCTGACGCTATCGTTCATCATATTGTGGGCCGTCAACCTCATCCAGACGAGGAGGCTCGGCAAATGA
- a CDS encoding extracellular solute-binding protein has protein sequence MTNLLKSGKRIWLLLMICMLLSSYFALSNVSDAITDGGIEQPDPDSLTIPLTASTEPLYSQILKQWKDEGVKDAAVSGPLLQAADFKNASDGVSVREEALQGVSNTVALDEGKWVEYEVDVPQSGLYQLRLNYYSLEDSNIPIQIGVTVDGKSPYVESKSIELDRLWKDDQFPPRVDYKDNQIRPGQIAIKEWIDRPLVDSSFASSEPLRWYLEQGKRTIRIQSVYEPIAISSLGLQAPRLVEDYTSVQADYSAASGDKSDWYTTIEAEQMQEKSEPSVQMQASRDDLARPKSDGKIVFNTMGGGGWFRGGQSATWTFEVPEDGLYKIDMKYFQGYNKESNSYRMIEIDGEVPFQELQAFPFAYKRNWSVETLGISEEEPFLFELTKGKHELSMTVTNAPVTPIVESVQHITREIQEINRLLRLVTGVRSKDNLDKNRDWNIADQLPDIEQRLLDMKQRLEQILAYLQKLYGNEVNGAAAIRASIDKLQRLADDPNELPFKPEYLSSVQESLSSYAIELTKQPLMFDQIYVSKSTTKLPEFTPSRWDITKNTVKTFFLTFSPDYIDYGRQDEDAAITVWVNRGRDYITLMQQMVDERFTPSTGIKVNINIMPNPQLLILSNAANREPDVAMGLDQLTPVDFAVRNALLDLSKFPDYKEVAKQFLPGSLLPFHYNNGDYALPETIMFNVMFYRKDILDELKLKVPETWDDIYGLLPTLQQKGYDFFYQPMMYLPLFYQNTASFYTPDGMKTGLDSPQAFDAFKKWTDFFNIYGLPREVPNFYMHFRNGNMPIGIADFNTYLQLLVAAPEISGLWSVAPLPGTKNGDGEIERWGGGALQSGVIFKSTERPDESWQFLKWWTSTETQARFGNDMEMFNGIEFRWNTANKEAFQQIPWPSEHGGEIGKQLKWFKEMPNVPGGYFTTRELSFAWNRTVLENMNFRESLENAVFEINRELLRKQQEFGFVDKDGKVIRTLDIPQIDKPTGGGTEDE, from the coding sequence ATGACGAATCTGCTCAAAAGCGGAAAACGCATTTGGCTTCTGCTGATGATTTGCATGCTGCTCAGCAGTTATTTCGCACTCTCAAATGTAAGCGATGCCATAACGGATGGCGGAATCGAGCAGCCCGATCCGGACTCGTTAACAATACCTCTGACGGCATCCACGGAACCGCTATATTCGCAAATCCTCAAGCAATGGAAAGACGAAGGGGTAAAGGATGCAGCCGTCTCGGGACCGTTGCTGCAGGCTGCCGATTTCAAGAACGCCTCTGATGGCGTCTCCGTCCGTGAAGAGGCGCTGCAAGGGGTATCCAATACGGTAGCGTTGGATGAGGGGAAATGGGTGGAATATGAGGTGGATGTGCCTCAGAGCGGGCTCTATCAGCTGCGGCTGAACTACTACTCGCTCGAGGATTCGAATATTCCGATTCAGATCGGCGTGACAGTCGATGGCAAGTCGCCTTACGTAGAGTCGAAGAGCATCGAGCTGGACCGGTTGTGGAAGGATGATCAGTTTCCGCCACGAGTGGATTACAAAGACAACCAGATCCGGCCGGGACAGATCGCAATCAAAGAGTGGATCGACCGGCCGCTGGTCGATTCCTCCTTCGCCAGCAGCGAACCGCTGCGCTGGTACTTGGAGCAAGGCAAGCGTACGATTCGAATCCAATCGGTATATGAGCCGATTGCAATATCCAGTCTGGGGCTTCAAGCCCCGAGGCTGGTTGAAGATTATACGTCTGTCCAAGCGGACTATTCCGCAGCTTCCGGCGATAAATCCGATTGGTATACGACGATCGAAGCGGAGCAGATGCAGGAGAAATCGGAGCCGTCGGTTCAGATGCAAGCCAGCCGTGATGACCTTGCCCGTCCGAAGTCGGACGGCAAGATCGTCTTCAATACGATGGGCGGAGGTGGCTGGTTCCGGGGCGGGCAATCGGCTACGTGGACATTCGAAGTGCCTGAGGACGGGCTTTATAAAATTGATATGAAGTATTTCCAAGGGTATAACAAGGAATCGAACTCTTATCGGATGATTGAAATCGACGGCGAGGTTCCATTCCAGGAACTGCAAGCATTCCCATTCGCATATAAACGCAATTGGTCGGTGGAAACGTTGGGCATATCCGAAGAGGAGCCGTTCTTGTTCGAATTGACCAAGGGCAAGCACGAGCTCTCGATGACCGTAACGAACGCCCCGGTTACGCCAATCGTCGAATCCGTTCAGCATATAACGCGGGAAATTCAAGAAATCAACCGTCTGCTGCGTTTGGTTACCGGCGTGCGCAGCAAAGACAATTTGGATAAGAACCGGGATTGGAATATTGCCGACCAGCTGCCGGATATCGAGCAGCGACTGCTCGATATGAAGCAAAGGCTGGAGCAAATCCTGGCCTATCTGCAGAAGCTATACGGCAATGAAGTCAATGGTGCGGCGGCCATTCGCGCTTCGATCGACAAGCTGCAGCGGTTGGCGGACGATCCCAACGAGCTGCCGTTCAAGCCGGAATATTTGTCTTCGGTTCAGGAATCGCTCTCTTCCTATGCAATCGAGCTTACGAAGCAGCCTTTGATGTTTGATCAGATTTACGTCTCCAAATCGACAACCAAGCTGCCCGAATTTACGCCATCGCGGTGGGATATTACGAAGAATACGGTGAAAACCTTCTTCCTCACCTTCAGCCCCGATTATATCGACTACGGCCGGCAGGACGAGGACGCGGCCATTACCGTATGGGTCAATCGCGGACGGGACTATATCACGCTGATGCAGCAGATGGTTGACGAGCGCTTCACCCCGTCGACCGGCATTAAAGTGAATATTAACATTATGCCGAATCCGCAGCTGCTTATCTTAAGCAATGCGGCCAACCGGGAGCCGGACGTTGCCATGGGGCTCGATCAGCTGACGCCGGTGGACTTTGCGGTCCGGAATGCGCTGTTAGACTTAAGCAAGTTTCCCGACTACAAGGAGGTAGCGAAGCAGTTTCTGCCAGGATCGCTGCTGCCGTTCCATTATAATAATGGCGATTATGCGCTGCCGGAAACAATCATGTTCAACGTGATGTTCTACCGGAAAGACATTCTGGATGAACTGAAGCTGAAGGTTCCCGAAACGTGGGACGATATCTACGGGTTGCTGCCTACGCTTCAGCAGAAAGGGTATGACTTCTTCTACCAGCCGATGATGTATCTCCCCTTGTTCTACCAGAACACGGCGAGCTTCTATACCCCGGACGGGATGAAGACAGGACTGGACTCTCCTCAAGCGTTCGACGCTTTCAAGAAATGGACGGACTTCTTCAACATCTATGGCTTGCCTAGAGAAGTGCCCAACTTCTACATGCACTTCCGCAACGGCAACATGCCGATCGGAATCGCCGATTTCAATACTTACTTGCAGCTCCTCGTTGCCGCACCGGAAATATCGGGCTTATGGTCGGTCGCTCCGCTGCCGGGCACGAAGAACGGCGACGGCGAGATTGAACGCTGGGGTGGAGGCGCTCTGCAGTCCGGCGTCATATTCAAGTCCACCGAGCGTCCGGATGAATCGTGGCAGTTCTTGAAATGGTGGACCTCGACGGAGACGCAGGCCCGCTTCGGCAATGATATGGAAATGTTCAACGGCATCGAGTTCCGCTGGAACACGGCGAACAAGGAAGCGTTCCAACAAATTCCTTGGCCAAGCGAGCACGGCGGCGAAATCGGGAAACAGCTGAAGTGGTTTAAAGAAATGCCCAACGTGCCCGGCGGCTATTTCACGACGCGTGAGCTGAGCTTCGCCTGGAACCGGACCGTGCTGGAGAATATGAATTTCCGTGAATCGTTGGAGAATGCCGTCTTTGAAATTAACAGGGAGCTGCTTCGCAAGCAGCAGGAATTCGGATTCGTGGATAAAGACGGCAAAGTGATCCGTACGCTGGATATTCCGCAAATTGATAAACCGACCGGAGGTGGAACCGAGGATGAGTAA
- a CDS encoding sulfate ABC transporter permease subunit: MRKLWITLTYMVFILLLIVPIVKIFTGAWQEGWSGFIEALGRKQSLHALMMTGLIVVIVTAINTVFGVMLALYLVRATWLGKRLKQLLNSIVDLPFAVSPVIGGLMIVLLLGPSSIMGAFFEDIGFKVVYALPGMVLATLFVTFPLMVREVMPLLQEIGSQQEEAASTLGAYSWYTFWYVTWPSIRWGVIYGIVLTVARSLGEFGAVLVVSGNIMNKTQTATTLVYQDVENFNVTAANGVALVLAAFSVGLLLIMEWAKKRKEVH, from the coding sequence ATGAGAAAGCTATGGATTACCTTGACCTACATGGTCTTTATTCTGCTTCTTATCGTTCCGATCGTCAAAATTTTCACCGGTGCCTGGCAGGAAGGCTGGAGCGGCTTTATCGAGGCTCTCGGCCGCAAGCAATCGCTTCATGCGCTCATGATGACCGGATTGATTGTCGTCATAGTAACGGCGATCAACACGGTGTTTGGCGTCATGCTCGCGCTGTACCTCGTCCGGGCGACATGGCTTGGCAAGCGGCTCAAGCAGCTATTGAACAGCATCGTCGACCTGCCTTTCGCCGTATCGCCGGTTATCGGCGGCCTGATGATTGTGCTGCTGCTGGGACCCAGCTCGATTATGGGCGCTTTCTTCGAAGATATCGGATTCAAGGTCGTATACGCTCTGCCCGGCATGGTGCTGGCCACGCTGTTCGTGACGTTCCCGCTTATGGTGCGCGAGGTGATGCCGCTGCTGCAGGAAATCGGCTCCCAGCAGGAGGAGGCGGCTTCGACGTTAGGCGCTTATTCTTGGTACACGTTCTGGTATGTGACCTGGCCTTCGATTCGTTGGGGCGTCATCTATGGCATCGTATTAACCGTAGCCCGTTCGTTAGGCGAATTCGGAGCTGTTCTCGTCGTGTCCGGCAATATCATGAACAAAACACAGACCGCCACAACGCTCGTTTATCAAGATGTCGAGAATTTCAACGTCACGGCGGCAAACGGCGTTGCTCTTGTGCTGGCGGCCTTCTCGGTCGGCTTGCTGCTGATCATGGAATGGGCCAAGAAGCGAAAGGAAGTGCACTAG
- a CDS encoding sulfate ABC transporter substrate-binding protein, which yields MRSIQHGWRLAGMALLSLILLVMVACSKDSGPSGGSGTEGQAEGSKDQVTLVIGAYSVAKDAFAELLPMFQAKWKAETGQRIVFQESYEASGTQARAIAGGFEADVAVLAMEGDIDKIQKAGFITHDWRQAPHKGMITRSIVVMGTREGNPKQIQGWDDLTRKGIKVLYPNPKTSGGAQWDINAIYGAGLKLSETKTGKKDPAFAKAFLKQVHENVESLDKSGRASMAAFEYGVGDVIITYENELLARIKQGIRYDIVVPETTILIENPAAVVDVNADKHGTREVAEAFVAFIRSAEAQRIFAAYGFRPVDQAVSDEVGDKFVTPAGLFDIDYLGGWDEVRDSLYSAKGIWYQVLADL from the coding sequence ATGAGATCGATTCAACATGGATGGCGGCTGGCCGGTATGGCGCTCCTTTCTCTGATCCTGCTTGTCATGGTAGCCTGCAGCAAGGATAGCGGGCCAAGCGGCGGCAGCGGCACGGAGGGTCAGGCGGAGGGTTCGAAGGATCAGGTCACGCTGGTGATCGGCGCTTATTCAGTTGCCAAGGACGCGTTCGCCGAGCTGCTGCCGATGTTTCAAGCGAAGTGGAAGGCGGAGACCGGGCAAAGGATCGTCTTCCAGGAATCGTATGAAGCGTCGGGGACGCAAGCAAGGGCGATTGCAGGCGGCTTTGAAGCGGATGTTGCGGTGCTGGCGATGGAAGGCGATATCGACAAAATCCAGAAAGCCGGCTTCATTACGCATGATTGGCGGCAGGCGCCCCATAAAGGGATGATTACCCGTTCGATCGTCGTCATGGGTACGCGTGAAGGAAATCCGAAGCAAATACAAGGCTGGGACGACTTGACGCGCAAAGGAATCAAGGTGCTGTACCCGAATCCGAAGACATCCGGCGGTGCCCAGTGGGATATCAATGCGATATATGGCGCAGGATTGAAGCTCTCGGAAACGAAGACGGGGAAGAAGGATCCCGCATTCGCGAAAGCGTTCCTGAAGCAGGTGCATGAGAATGTCGAGTCGCTTGACAAGAGCGGCCGCGCATCGATGGCCGCCTTCGAGTACGGGGTCGGAGATGTGATCATCACCTATGAGAATGAGCTGCTGGCAAGGATAAAACAGGGCATCCGGTATGATATCGTCGTTCCGGAGACAACGATTCTGATCGAGAACCCTGCCGCAGTCGTGGATGTCAATGCCGATAAGCACGGTACGCGAGAGGTCGCGGAGGCATTCGTCGCATTTATTCGCAGCGCGGAAGCCCAGCGAATCTTCGCGGCGTACGGCTTCAGGCCCGTAGATCAGGCCGTAAGCGATGAGGTGGGCGACAAGTTCGTAACGCCCGCGGGTCTGTTCGATATCGATTATCTTGGCGGCTGGGACGAGGTGCGGGACAGTCTGTATTCGGCTAAGGGAATCTGGTATCAAGTGTTGGCTGATCTATAG
- a CDS encoding ABC transporter ATP-binding protein encodes MARVLFNNVVKKYSKSGPVSVENFNLEIEDKEFMVLVGPSGCGKSTTLRMVAGLEQISSGEIYIGNQLVNDIPPKKRDIAMVFQNYALYPNMSIFENMAFGLRLRKVEKHLIESSVKSTSRTLEIEHLLERKPMQLSGGQRQRVALGRAVLRTPQVFLMDEPLSNLDAKLRVQMREMIIELHRELETTMIYVTHDQTEAMTMGTRICVMKDGIIMQVDTPEQLYNRPVNRFVASFIGSPEMNFLQGTIIEKDGMIYFDTNRYSIEVPKPMYPLLRPYNGRIVILGIRPEYVHIVNEVDDLPQGETPINGTITFSELMGADRYIHLDLGHGEKLVIRVPAFVKFPDKTKLEVSLNMEYMIFFNRDSGMAIR; translated from the coding sequence TTGGCACGAGTGTTGTTTAACAATGTAGTGAAGAAGTACAGCAAGTCCGGACCGGTGTCTGTCGAAAATTTCAATTTGGAAATTGAAGATAAAGAATTTATGGTCCTGGTCGGTCCGTCCGGCTGCGGCAAATCGACGACATTGCGAATGGTAGCGGGTCTTGAACAAATCAGCAGCGGAGAAATCTATATCGGCAACCAGCTTGTGAACGATATCCCTCCGAAAAAAAGAGATATTGCCATGGTGTTTCAGAATTATGCGCTGTATCCCAATATGAGCATCTTCGAAAACATGGCCTTCGGGCTGCGGCTGAGAAAGGTCGAGAAGCATCTGATCGAATCATCCGTCAAATCCACCTCAAGAACGCTTGAGATCGAGCATTTGCTTGAACGAAAGCCGATGCAGCTGTCAGGCGGACAACGTCAGCGGGTGGCCTTGGGAAGAGCGGTACTGCGTACGCCCCAGGTGTTCTTGATGGACGAGCCGCTTTCGAATCTGGATGCCAAGCTGCGGGTGCAGATGCGGGAGATGATCATCGAGCTGCATCGCGAGCTGGAGACGACGATGATCTACGTAACGCATGATCAGACGGAAGCGATGACGATGGGAACGCGGATCTGCGTCATGAAGGACGGCATCATTATGCAGGTGGATACGCCCGAGCAGCTCTACAACCGCCCCGTGAACCGCTTCGTTGCCAGCTTTATCGGCTCGCCGGAGATGAATTTCCTGCAGGGCACTATCATCGAGAAGGATGGCATGATCTATTTCGATACAAACCGGTATTCGATCGAAGTGCCGAAACCGATGTATCCGCTGCTTCGGCCGTATAACGGGCGAATTGTAATCTTGGGAATACGTCCGGAATATGTTCATATTGTCAATGAGGTGGATGACTTGCCGCAGGGCGAGACGCCGATTAACGGAACCATCACATTCTCGGAATTGATGGGAGCCGACCGCTACATACATCTCGATCTTGGCCACGGCGAGAAGCTGGTTATAAGAGTGCCTGCATTTGTGAAATTTCCAGATAAAACGAAGCTTGAAGTTTCCTTGAATATGGAATACATGATCTTCTTCAATCGCGATTCTGGGATGGCGATCAGGTAA
- a CDS encoding response regulator transcription factor — translation MNYCRSVLIVDDEPTISEVIKAYMEKDGWNVEVAYDADIAIAKFTKNIPDLVILDIMLGATSGEELSQKIRARSNIPFIMITSKSREEDRLNGFELGADDYVVKPFSPKELLARANAVYRRSLMYITKIDEKQPKLVTYGSGHLLIDYQKMIVYVNGQDTNLTNTEYKLFSALTRAPEKVFTRAELLYYAQGYRFVGDPRIIDAHVKNIRQKVEQDPKSPKILLTVVGAGYKLGLMRDEN, via the coding sequence ATGAATTACTGCCGTTCTGTACTAATTGTGGATGACGAACCGACGATTTCAGAAGTGATTAAGGCGTATATGGAAAAAGATGGATGGAATGTGGAGGTGGCATACGATGCGGATATTGCAATAGCAAAATTTACTAAAAATATTCCGGATCTCGTCATACTCGATATTATGCTGGGCGCGACCTCGGGCGAAGAATTATCCCAGAAGATTCGGGCGCGTTCGAACATTCCCTTCATTATGATTACCTCCAAGTCGCGGGAAGAGGACCGGTTGAACGGATTCGAGCTCGGTGCGGACGACTATGTCGTCAAGCCCTTCAGTCCCAAGGAGCTGCTGGCAAGAGCGAACGCCGTATACCGGCGGTCATTGATGTATATTACGAAGATCGATGAAAAACAGCCGAAGCTGGTCACCTACGGCTCCGGACATCTGCTGATCGATTATCAGAAGATGATTGTTTATGTGAATGGACAGGATACGAATTTGACCAATACGGAGTATAAATTGTTCTCGGCATTAACCCGGGCGCCCGAGAAGGTGTTTACAAGGGCGGAGCTGCTGTACTACGCGCAAGGCTATCGCTTCGTCGGGGATCCCCGCATTATCGATGCCCATGTAAAGAACATCCGGCAAAAGGTCGAGCAGGATCCCAAATCGCCCAAAATTTTGCTGACCGTCGTCGGGGCGGGCTACAAGCTGGGGCTGATGCGCGATGAAAACTAA